A stretch of Brassica rapa cultivar Chiifu-401-42 chromosome A08, CAAS_Brap_v3.01, whole genome shotgun sequence DNA encodes these proteins:
- the LOC103834374 gene encoding uncharacterized protein LOC103834374 → MANVLALLSDLQTGRSSSTVEVRLLRFWEARNVRRCGELMGVDMLLIDSQVICIHGNCSPYSEPSYSLRRTSYSLRNKTTRLLRRHFSLISHERCGVTTTMVAMYKKTAHMKQAGVIKIPKALCTTGHDEIDDVICN, encoded by the exons ATGGCTAACGTTTTGGCTCTCCTCTCCGATCTGCAGACCGGCCGCTCCTCTTCCACCGTCGAAGTTCGCTTGCTCCGCTTCTGGGAGGCCAGGAACGTCCGCCGTTGTGGGGAGCTGATGGGCGTCGACATGCTGTTAATCGATTCTCAGGTTAT CTGTATTCATGGAAACTGTTCTCCATATTCTGAG CCGAGCTACTCGCTGCGGAGAACGAGCTACTCGCTGCGGAATAAGACAACCCGTCTTCTTAGGAGGCACTTCAGTCTCATCAGTCATGAAAGGTGCGGTGTAACCACAACTATGGTTGCAATGTACAAG AAAACGGCACACATGAAACAAGCCGGAGTGATCAAAATTCCAAAAGCACTATGCACAACTGGACATGACG aAATAGATGATGTCATATGCAACTGA
- the LOC103834375 gene encoding uncharacterized protein LOC103834375 isoform X5 has translation MNSCLLICSCLIRRSKQSFRFADTPVSLLFEEVSESRNFIHKELFRFQGYEELMSVANTNSELPDILVGDDNPSHDMPGAGAVTTDPSQSVERGIHDNSNRPSNHVMVESLPGDVTEQNDTPVSSDMSSAESLEADGVHSAKKPHHG, from the exons ATGAACTCATGTCTGTTGATATGCTCTTGCTTGATACGAAG GAGCAAGCAAAGCTTCAGATTTGCGGACACCCCTGTTTCGCTCCTATTCGAAGAGGTCTCTGAGAGCAGAAACTTTATCCACAAGGAGCTGTTCCGTTTTCAAGGTTACGAGGAGTTAATGTCAGTAGCTAATACCAACTCCGAGTTACCTG ATATTTTG GTAGGTGATGACAATCCCAGCCATGATATGCCAGGAGCTGGAGCTGTAACAACAGACCCTTCTCAAAGTGTTGAAAGAGGTATTCATGACAACAGCAACAGACCCAGTAACCATGTGATGGTGGAAAGCCTCCCAGGAGATGTTACCGAACAAAACGACACCCCTGTTTCATCTGACATGTCTTCTGCGGAGTCCCTCGAGGCAGATGGTGTTCACTCTGCGAAGAAGCCACACCATGGTTAA
- the LOC103834375 gene encoding uncharacterized protein LOC103834375 isoform X1 → MNSCLLICSCLIRSRSKQSFRFADTPVSLLFEEVSESRNFIHKELFRFQGYEELIYFGKLWVLLPLSRRNTKDSANYGQPLHPELIPNYSFHVVKLFTMTSASHHCIHFLTPPQVGDDNPSHDMPGAGAVTTDPSQSVERGIHDNSNRPSNHVMVESLPGDVTEQNDTPVSSDMSSAESLEADGVHSAKKPHHG, encoded by the exons ATGAACTCATGTCTGTTGATATGCTCTTGCTTGATACGAAG TAGGAGCAAGCAAAGCTTCAGATTTGCGGACACCCCTGTTTCGCTCCTATTCGAAGAGGTCTCTGAGAGCAGAAACTTTATCCACAAGGAGCTGTTCCGTTTTCAAGGTTACGAGGAGTTAAT ATATTTTGGTAAGTTATGGGTTTTACTTCCACTTTCAAGAAGAAACACAAAAGACTCCGCCAATTATGGCCAACCTCTGCATCCAGAGCTCATACCAAACTATTCATTTCATGTTGTTAAACTCTTTACGATGACTTCTGCTTCACATCATTGTATTCATTTCTTGACTCCTCCACAGGTAGGTGATGACAATCCCAGCCATGATATGCCAGGAGCTGGAGCTGTAACAACAGACCCTTCTCAAAGTGTTGAAAGAGGTATTCATGACAACAGCAACAGACCCAGTAACCATGTGATGGTGGAAAGCCTCCCAGGAGATGTTACCGAACAAAACGACACCCCTGTTTCATCTGACATGTCTTCTGCGGAGTCCCTCGAGGCAGATGGTGTTCACTCTGCGAAGAAGCCACACCATGGTTAA
- the LOC103834375 gene encoding uncharacterized protein LOC103834375 isoform X3, translating into MNSCLLICSCLIRSRSKQSFRFADTPVSLLFEEVSESRNFIHKELFRFQGYEELIYFGKLWVLLPLSRRNTKDSANYGQPLHPELQVGDDNPSHDMPGAGAVTTDPSQSVERGIHDNSNRPSNHVMVESLPGDVTEQNDTPVSSDMSSAESLEADGVHSAKKPHHG; encoded by the exons ATGAACTCATGTCTGTTGATATGCTCTTGCTTGATACGAAG TAGGAGCAAGCAAAGCTTCAGATTTGCGGACACCCCTGTTTCGCTCCTATTCGAAGAGGTCTCTGAGAGCAGAAACTTTATCCACAAGGAGCTGTTCCGTTTTCAAGGTTACGAGGAGTTAAT ATATTTTGGTAAGTTATGGGTTTTACTTCCACTTTCAAGAAGAAACACAAAAGACTCCGCCAATTATGGCCAACCTCTGCATCCAGAGCT ACAGGTAGGTGATGACAATCCCAGCCATGATATGCCAGGAGCTGGAGCTGTAACAACAGACCCTTCTCAAAGTGTTGAAAGAGGTATTCATGACAACAGCAACAGACCCAGTAACCATGTGATGGTGGAAAGCCTCCCAGGAGATGTTACCGAACAAAACGACACCCCTGTTTCATCTGACATGTCTTCTGCGGAGTCCCTCGAGGCAGATGGTGTTCACTCTGCGAAGAAGCCACACCATGGTTAA
- the LOC103834375 gene encoding uncharacterized protein LOC103834375 isoform X4, translating into MNSCLLICSCLIRRSKQSFRFADTPVSLLFEEVSESRNFIHKELFRFQGYEELIYFGKLWVLLPLSRRNTKDSANYGQPLHPELQVGDDNPSHDMPGAGAVTTDPSQSVERGIHDNSNRPSNHVMVESLPGDVTEQNDTPVSSDMSSAESLEADGVHSAKKPHHG; encoded by the exons ATGAACTCATGTCTGTTGATATGCTCTTGCTTGATACGAAG GAGCAAGCAAAGCTTCAGATTTGCGGACACCCCTGTTTCGCTCCTATTCGAAGAGGTCTCTGAGAGCAGAAACTTTATCCACAAGGAGCTGTTCCGTTTTCAAGGTTACGAGGAGTTAAT ATATTTTGGTAAGTTATGGGTTTTACTTCCACTTTCAAGAAGAAACACAAAAGACTCCGCCAATTATGGCCAACCTCTGCATCCAGAGCT ACAGGTAGGTGATGACAATCCCAGCCATGATATGCCAGGAGCTGGAGCTGTAACAACAGACCCTTCTCAAAGTGTTGAAAGAGGTATTCATGACAACAGCAACAGACCCAGTAACCATGTGATGGTGGAAAGCCTCCCAGGAGATGTTACCGAACAAAACGACACCCCTGTTTCATCTGACATGTCTTCTGCGGAGTCCCTCGAGGCAGATGGTGTTCACTCTGCGAAGAAGCCACACCATGGTTAA
- the LOC103834375 gene encoding uncharacterized protein LOC103834375 isoform X2, giving the protein MNSCLLICSCLIRRSKQSFRFADTPVSLLFEEVSESRNFIHKELFRFQGYEELIYFGKLWVLLPLSRRNTKDSANYGQPLHPELIPNYSFHVVKLFTMTSASHHCIHFLTPPQVGDDNPSHDMPGAGAVTTDPSQSVERGIHDNSNRPSNHVMVESLPGDVTEQNDTPVSSDMSSAESLEADGVHSAKKPHHG; this is encoded by the exons ATGAACTCATGTCTGTTGATATGCTCTTGCTTGATACGAAG GAGCAAGCAAAGCTTCAGATTTGCGGACACCCCTGTTTCGCTCCTATTCGAAGAGGTCTCTGAGAGCAGAAACTTTATCCACAAGGAGCTGTTCCGTTTTCAAGGTTACGAGGAGTTAAT ATATTTTGGTAAGTTATGGGTTTTACTTCCACTTTCAAGAAGAAACACAAAAGACTCCGCCAATTATGGCCAACCTCTGCATCCAGAGCTCATACCAAACTATTCATTTCATGTTGTTAAACTCTTTACGATGACTTCTGCTTCACATCATTGTATTCATTTCTTGACTCCTCCACAGGTAGGTGATGACAATCCCAGCCATGATATGCCAGGAGCTGGAGCTGTAACAACAGACCCTTCTCAAAGTGTTGAAAGAGGTATTCATGACAACAGCAACAGACCCAGTAACCATGTGATGGTGGAAAGCCTCCCAGGAGATGTTACCGAACAAAACGACACCCCTGTTTCATCTGACATGTCTTCTGCGGAGTCCCTCGAGGCAGATGGTGTTCACTCTGCGAAGAAGCCACACCATGGTTAA
- the LOC103834376 gene encoding heavy metal-associated isoprenylated plant protein 25: MGVLDHVSEYFDCSSHGSSKRHKSLQTVNVRVLIDCEGCERKVRRALEGMKGVRDVTIEANAQKVTVVGYVEPNRVVARIIHRTGKRAELYPFVPYDVVAHPYASGVYDNRAPVGYVRNTEYDPHVSRLARASSTEVRYTTAFSDENASGCVIM, from the exons atggGTGTTCTTGATCACGTCTCTGAATACTTTGATTGCTCCTCCCATGGTAGCTCCAAGAGACACAAAAGTCTACAG ACGGTGAATGTGAGGGTTTTGATAGACTGTGAAGGGTGCGAGAGGAAAGTGAGAAGAGCCTTAGAAGGAATGAAAGGAGTGAGAGATGTAACCATCGAGGCCAATGCTCAGAAAGTGACTGTGGTTGGTTACGTTGAGCCAAACCGAGTGGTGGCTCGGATCATTCACCGGACCGGTAAAAGAGCTGAgctttacccttttgttccttACGACGTTGTGGCTCACCCTTACGCGTCTGGTGTCTACGATAATAGAGCTCCGGTTGGGTACGTTAGGAACACCGAGTATGATCCACATGTGTCGCGGCTCGCACGTGCTAGCTCCACTGAAGTTCGTTATACCACGGCGTTTAGCGACGAGAACGCCTCCGGTTGTGTGATTATGTGa
- the LOC103834377 gene encoding basic leucine zipper 19, producing MEDGELEFSNQEVFSTSDMNGLPLTNCSMDTFFDELLKDSNAACTHTHTCNPTGPENAHTHTCFHVHTKILPEDSDEKVSTDDTAESCGKKGDNKRPLGNREAVRKYREKKKAKAASLEDEVARLTAVNHQLVKRLQSQGALEAEVSRLKCLLVDLRGRIDGEIGSFPYQKPSVPSFSHMMMNPCNVECGDEVYCLQDGFGGSSQGGVSINDGCGFDQLQQCVANHNLVGNGNGSFNSSANASASNKRKGGNKAA from the exons ATGGAAGACGGCGAGCTCGAGTTCTCGAACCAGGAAGTGTTTTCAACTTCCGACATGAATGGGTTACCTCTTACAAACTGTTCCATGGATACTTTCTTCGACGAGCTTCTCAAGGATTCCAACGCTGCTTGCACCCACACACACACCTGTAACCCCACGGGTCCTGAGAACGCCCACACTCACACCTGCTTCCACGTCCACACCAAGATCCTCCCAGAGGACAGCGACGAGAAGGTCTCCACCGACGACACAGCCGAGTCCTGCGGGAAGAAGGGGGATAACAAGAGGCCTTTGGGGAACAGGGAAGCCGTTAGGAAGtatagagagaagaagaaggctaAGGCCGCTTCGTTGGAGGACGAGGTGGCGAGGCTCACGGCTGTGAATCACCAGCTTGTGAAGAGGTTGCAGAGTCAGGGGGCCTTGGAAGCTGAGGTCTCGAGGCTCAAGTGTTTGCTTGTGGATTTGAGAGGGAGGATTGATGGGGAGATTGGGTCTTTTCCTTATCAGAAACCTAgtgttccttctttctcacaCATGATGATGAATCCTTGTAACGTGGAGTGTGGTGATGAGGTTTATTGCCTTCAGGATGGGTTTGGAGGGAGTAGCCAAGGAGGTGTGTCGATCAATGATGGTTGTGGTTTTGATCAGTTACAACAGTGCGTGGCTAATCACAACTTAGTTGGCAATGGAAACGGATCGTTTAACAGCAGTGCCAATGCATCTGCCTCCAATAAGAGAAAAG GTGGGAATAAAGCAGCTTGA
- the LOC103834378 gene encoding peptidyl-prolyl cis-trans isomerase CYP21-1: MSKEMSFWVQPRCLLVLAALTIFLVLALSHTRKEEEKQVTEDCEVTHRVFLDIDIEGQRLGRIVIGLYGNVVPKTVENFRALCTGEKGQASSGKPLHYKGTQFHRIVSGFVVQGGDIIHGDGKGSESTYGGTFPDENFKVKHSHAGVVAMGNTGPDSNGSQFFITTIKATWLEGEHVVFGKVIQGMDNVFAIEGGAGTYSGKPRKKVVIADSGEIPQDKWDEE, translated from the exons ATGAGTAAAGAGATGTCGTTTTGGGTACAGCCGAGGTGCCTTCTTGTCCTCGCTGCCCTTACGATCTTCCTCGTCTTAGCGCTCTCACACACCCGTAAA GAGGAGGAGAAGCAAGTCACCGAGGATTGCGAAGTTACACACAGAGTGTTTCTCGATATTGATATCGAAGGCCAGCGCTTAG GCAGGATAGTTATTGGATTATACGGCAATGTTGTTCCCAAAACTGTAG AAAATTTCAGAGCGTTATGCACAG GAGAGAAGGGACAAGCTTCAAGCGGAAAGCCTCTACATTACAAAGGAACACAGTTTCACCGTATAGTTTCTGGATTCGTAGTCCAAGGAGGAGACATCATCCATGGTGATGGAAAAGGCAGCGAGTCAACGTATGGTGGTACCTTCCCTGAcgaaaattttaaagtaaagCATTCACATGCGG GTGTTGTAGCGATGGGTAATACAGGACCTGATTCTAATGGCTCACAGTTCTTTATCACTACTATCAAGGCTACCTG GTTGGAAGGGGAACATGTGGTGTTTGGGAAGGTGATACAAGGGATGGACAATGTGTTCGCCATTGAAGGTGGGGCTGGTACTTACAGTGGCAAACCCAGGAAGAAAGTTGTGATTGCTGATTCTGGAGAGATCCCTCAAGACAAATGGGATGAAGAATGA